The genome window ACCGCTTTGAGCTGGTGCTGATCGCTGGCCAGCGGGCGCGGGACATTTCCGCCGGGGCCAAGCTGACGGTGGAGCGCGACAACGACAAGAACCCGGTGGTGGCTCTGCGCGAGATCGCCGACGATACGGTTCCGCTGGATGGCTTGCAGAACGCCCTGATCCAGAACCTCCAGAAGCATGTCGAGGTCGACGAGCCGGAAGAGGACGAGATGGAAGGCTTCATCGCCGACCGTGATCTGGCCTTCGAGAATGTCGCCAACGAGGACGAGATGATCGAGGACGGCATGTCCATCAACGATACGGGCGCCGATTTCGACGTCGATTCCGGCGACGAATAAGCCTGGTGTTCGACACCGCCCGCTTCCGTCTGGCAAGGCGGGGGCGGGCGGTTTCGTTTTTGCGTTTTCCTCATTGCCCGAGGGTGGGCTCCGGTCCAAACTCAAGCTGGAGAAAGGTGAGGTGGCCTAGGCGATGATGCGCCAATTCGAACTGGTGGAACGCGTCAAGTCCTACGATCCGGGTGCGGACGAGGACGCCATCAACCGCGCCTATGTTTTCGCCATGAAGATGCACGGCTCGCAATTGCGGGCCTCGGGCGATCCCTATTTCTCCCATCCCATCGAGGTGGCGGGCATCCTGACCAAATACCGTCTGGATTCCTCGTCCATCATTACCGCCCTGCTGCACGACACCATCGAGGACACGCCCGCGACGCTCGACGATATCGAGAAGCTGTTCGGGCGCGAGATCGGCCGTCTGGTGGATGGCGTCACCAAGCTGAACCGCATCGAACTGCAATCGGACCACGCCAAGCAGGCTGAAAATCTGCGCAAGCTGGTCCTGGCCATGAGCGAGGACATCCGCGTCCTGCTGGTCAAACTGGCCGACCGCATGCACAACATGCGCACCCTTCACTACATCAAGAATCCCGACAAGCGCCGCCGCATCGCCATGGAGACCATGGAGATTTACGCGCCTCTGGCCGAGCGCATCGGCATGCAGGGCATCAAGATGGAGCTGGAGGATCTGGCCTTCGCCGAACTGCACCCGGACGCGCGCGGCTCCATCGTGGCGCGTCTGTCCTTCCTGCGTGAGCAGGGCGGCGACCTGATCGGGCGCATTCTGGATGAGCTGCGTTCCATCCTGGCCGAGCCGGGGATCAAGGCCGTGGTCTCGGGGCGCGAGAAGACTCCCTATTCCATCTGGCAGAAGATGCAGCGCAAGAATGTCGGATTCGAACAGCTTTCCGACATCATGGCGTTCCGCGTCGCCGTGGACAATGTGGAGGATTGCTACCGGGCCCTGGGGGTCATTCACTCCAAGTATCCGATGGTTCCCAACCGCTTCAAGGACTACATCTCGACACCCAAGCCCAACGGCTATCGTAGTTTGCATACCGGGGTGTTCGGGCCCGAGCGCCACCGCATCGAGGTCCAGATCCGAACTTCGGAAATGCATGAAGTGGCCGAACTGGGTGTGGCCGCCCACTGGAAGTACAAGAACGACAGCGGCGGCGGCAATGGCGGGAACATGACCGATGGCCGCCAGTACCGCTGGCTGCGCGAATTGCTCGACATCCTGGAGCATGCCTCCAATCCCGAGGAGTTCCTGGAGCACACCAAGCTGGAGATGTTCTCCGATCAGGTGTTCTGCTTCACGCCCAAGGGCGACCTGATCTCGCTGCCCCGTGGCGCCTGCCCGGTGGATTTCGCCTATGCCGTCCACTCCCAGGTGGGCGATACCTGCGTCGGCGCCAAGGTCAACGGCCGCATCATGCCGCTGCGCACCCAGCTGCAGAACGGCGATCAGGTCGACATCATCACCTCCAAGGCGCAGACGCCGAACCCCACCTGGGAACGCTTCGTCGTCACGGGCAAGGCCCGCGCCCGCATCCGCCGCTTCATCCGCACCCAGCAGCGCGCCCAATATACCGAACTGGGCCGCGCCATCCTGGTGCGCACCTTCCGCCAAGAGGGTTACGAGTACACGGAAAAAGCCCTGGAAGGCGTGCTGCGCATCTTCAAGGCGCCGTCGGCGGAGGATCTGCTGGCCCTGGTGGGCGAGGGCACGCTGACCGGCCGCGACGTGGTCTCCACCGTCTTCCCGGAACTCAAGACCCAGACATCGCGCCCAGACAACGTGGTGGCGCTGAAGGCGCGAAGCGGTAAACCGCTATCGGATAAGAAGGACAAGGCCGGGGCGGTGCCCATCAAGGGCCTGATTCCCGGTATGGCCATGCATTTCGCCGGTTGCTGCCATCCGCTGCCCGGTGACCGGATCGTTGGCATCGTCACCACCGGCAAGGGCGTCACCATCCACACCATCGACTGCGAGAATCTGGAGCAGTTCGCCGATACGCCCGAGCGCTGGCTGGATCTGGCCTGGGACGAGGCCGATACCGCCGCCCATCTGGGCCGTATCGATCTGGTGGTGACCAACGAGCCCGGCGCCTTTGGGGCCATTTCCACGGTGATCGCCAAGAATATGGGCAACATCACCAATCTCAAGATCACCAACCGCACCACTGACTTTTTCGAGATGCTCATCGATATCGAGGTGCGCGACGTCAAGCACCTCACCAATGTCATCGCCGCGTTGCGCGCCACGCCGGTCATCAATTCGGTGGACCGGGCCAGAAACTAGACATCACTCCCAGGAGACGTCACATGCAGGAATTTCGCATTCTGTCCATTGCCGCCGGTCTTGCCTTGATCGCTTCCGCGGCCCTCGCCCAATCCTCCGTTGATCTCGACAAGAGCTGGGGCGGTACCAAGGCGGCCGCGAAGTCGGCGGTCGGCGGGTCCTCCGTCTGCGTTCCCGGTGCCACGGTGGAGGCCTTGTCCGAAGGGGGCTGGTATCCGGCCGTGGTCCTGGACCCGCTGCGTGACGGCCGCTGCTTCGTTCATTACGAGGGCTATGGCGCCGATGATGACGAAGCCTTGCCTCCCAACGCCATCCGGTCGCGCCGCTAAGGGTCTCGTTCCATGTCCAGCCGTCTTCGCCTCGGGGTCAATATTGATCACGTCGCCACCATCCGTAACGCCCGCGGCGGTCACCATCCCGATCCGGTGCGGGCGGCGCATATGGCGGCAAGCGCCGGGGCGGACGGCATCACCGCCCATCTGCGCGAGGATCGGCGCCATATCTCCGATCGGGATATGGAGCGGCTGGCCAACGAGATCACCCTTCCGCTCAATTTCGAGATGGCCGCCACCGAGGAGATGGTGGCCATCGCGCTGCGCCACCGGCCCCATGCCGCTTGCATCGTGCCCGAGCGCCGCGAGGAGCGCACCACAGAGGGCGGCCTCGACGTGGTGGGGCAGTTCGACAGCCTGAAGCCTCTGGTCGGGCGTCTGGTCGAGGCGGGCATCCGCGTTTCCATGTTCATCGAGGCCAACCTTAAGCAACTGGACGCCTCCAAGGCCCTGGGCGCGCCGGTCATCGAACTGCATACGGGGGCCTATTGCGACGCCGAGGGCGAGGCCCGCGACCGCGAATTCGCCCGCATCCGCGAAGCCGCCGCCCATGCCCATTCCATCGGCCTGGAATGCCATGCCGGGCATGGCTTGTCTTACGACACGGTCAAGCCGGTGGCGGCGCTGCCTTCCATCATGGAACTGAATATCGGCCACTTCCTGGTGGGTGAAGCCATCTTTGTCGGACTGGAAGCTTCCATCCGCCATATGCGCCAACTGATGGACGAGGCGCGCCGAAGGTGATCATCGGTCTCGGCAATGATCTGGTGGATATCCGCCGCATCGAGGATAGCCTGGAACGGTTCGGCCAGCGTTTCATCGACAAGGTCTTCACCGTGGCCGAGCAGGCCACCGCTGATCGGCGGGTGGGTCAGGCGCGGGCGGGTGCCTATGCCAAGCGCTTCGCAGCCAAGGAGGCGCTGGTCAAGGCCCTGGGCAAGCAGGGCGTGGGCTGGCGCGACATGGAGGTCACCAATGATGCCGAGGGCAAGCCGCATCTGTCCTTAAGCGGCGGCGCGGCCGAGCTTCTGGCGCGGCGGATTCCCGCCGGGATGACCGCCCATCTTCACCTGTCCCTGTCCGACGACTACCCCCTGGCCCAGGCCGTCTTGATCATCGAAGCCCTGCCTGCTTGACATAGGGCGCGGGGGCTGGCTTGATCTCGGCGTCAAGGAATGGTCTTTCCGGATCTGATGACATACATTTCAATGGGATAAGCGGCGCTATTCATGTCTAAAGGCAAGTCGGGCGGAATGGGCGAGACGATCCGAACCATCGTTTACGCCATGCTGATCGCCGGGAGCGTCCGCACCCTGGCCTTCGAGCCCTTCAACATACCCTCGGGCTCCATGATCCCCAGCCTGTTGATCGGCGATTATCTGTTCGTCTCCAAATACGCCTATGGCTATTCCCGCTATTCCATGCCCTTCGGCATCGGGCCGGGCGGCGGACGGATCATGGAGCATATGCCAGAGCGCGGCGACGTGATCGTCTTCAAGAAGCCGCCGGAGAACAAGGTCGACTACATCAAGCGGGTGGTGGGTCTGCCCGGCGACCGCATCCAGGTGAAGGGCGGCATTCTGCATATCAACGGCAGTGCCGTGGACAGAAAGCGTATCGAGGATTTTGTCGAGCGCGACCGGGACGGCAACATCTTGCGCGCGCCGCAATATATCGAGACCCTGCCCAACGGGCGCAAGCACAAGATCATCGAATTCCTGGGCGATAACGGCCCCGCCGACAACACCATGGAATATCTGGTGCCCGCCGGT of Paramagnetospirillum magnetotacticum MS-1 contains these proteins:
- the rpoZ gene encoding DNA-directed RNA polymerase subunit omega gives rise to the protein MARVTVEDCVLKVPNRFELVLIAGQRARDISAGAKLTVERDNDKNPVVALREIADDTVPLDGLQNALIQNLQKHVEVDEPEEDEMEGFIADRDLAFENVANEDEMIEDGMSINDTGADFDVDSGDE
- a CDS encoding pyridoxine 5'-phosphate synthase, with translation MSSRLRLGVNIDHVATIRNARGGHHPDPVRAAHMAASAGADGITAHLREDRRHISDRDMERLANEITLPLNFEMAATEEMVAIALRHRPHAACIVPERREERTTEGGLDVVGQFDSLKPLVGRLVEAGIRVSMFIEANLKQLDASKALGAPVIELHTGAYCDAEGEARDREFARIREAAAHAHSIGLECHAGHGLSYDTVKPVAALPSIMELNIGHFLVGEAIFVGLEASIRHMRQLMDEARRR
- a CDS encoding RelA/SpoT family protein → MMRQFELVERVKSYDPGADEDAINRAYVFAMKMHGSQLRASGDPYFSHPIEVAGILTKYRLDSSSIITALLHDTIEDTPATLDDIEKLFGREIGRLVDGVTKLNRIELQSDHAKQAENLRKLVLAMSEDIRVLLVKLADRMHNMRTLHYIKNPDKRRRIAMETMEIYAPLAERIGMQGIKMELEDLAFAELHPDARGSIVARLSFLREQGGDLIGRILDELRSILAEPGIKAVVSGREKTPYSIWQKMQRKNVGFEQLSDIMAFRVAVDNVEDCYRALGVIHSKYPMVPNRFKDYISTPKPNGYRSLHTGVFGPERHRIEVQIRTSEMHEVAELGVAAHWKYKNDSGGGNGGNMTDGRQYRWLRELLDILEHASNPEEFLEHTKLEMFSDQVFCFTPKGDLISLPRGACPVDFAYAVHSQVGDTCVGAKVNGRIMPLRTQLQNGDQVDIITSKAQTPNPTWERFVVTGKARARIRRFIRTQQRAQYTELGRAILVRTFRQEGYEYTEKALEGVLRIFKAPSAEDLLALVGEGTLTGRDVVSTVFPELKTQTSRPDNVVALKARSGKPLSDKKDKAGAVPIKGLIPGMAMHFAGCCHPLPGDRIVGIVTTGKGVTIHTIDCENLEQFADTPERWLDLAWDEADTAAHLGRIDLVVTNEPGAFGAISTVIAKNMGNITNLKITNRTTDFFEMLIDIEVRDVKHLTNVIAALRATPVINSVDRARN
- the lepB gene encoding signal peptidase I; this encodes MSKGKSGGMGETIRTIVYAMLIAGSVRTLAFEPFNIPSGSMIPSLLIGDYLFVSKYAYGYSRYSMPFGIGPGGGRIMEHMPERGDVIVFKKPPENKVDYIKRVVGLPGDRIQVKGGILHINGSAVDRKRIEDFVERDRDGNILRAPQYIETLPNGRKHKIIEFLGDNGPADNTMEYLVPAGHYFMMGDNRDNSADSRFLSEVGYVPAENLVGRAEILFFSGDGSAALWEVWRWPWAIRYARLLQGIE
- the acpS gene encoding holo-ACP synthase; its protein translation is MIIGLGNDLVDIRRIEDSLERFGQRFIDKVFTVAEQATADRRVGQARAGAYAKRFAAKEALVKALGKQGVGWRDMEVTNDAEGKPHLSLSGGAAELLARRIPAGMTAHLHLSLSDDYPLAQAVLIIEALPA